The DNA segment TCCGGCAATGTGCCGGGGTCAAATCCCCCTAGCCCCAGAAAGGCTTCATCAATGGAGTAGACTTCGACATCTGGACTAAAAACATGAAGGGACTTCATCACGCGCGATGACATATCCCCATACAGCGCAAAATTTGATGAAAAGACCACCACCTTATTTTGCTTCATCAGATCTTCGTATTGATGCGCCGGTGCTCCCATAGGGATGCCTAAGGCCTTGGCCTCCAGAGAACGGGCAATTACACAGCCGTCATTATTGGATAGCACCACCACGGGCTTGTTATTCAAGGAGGGCTGGAAAACACGCTCACAGGACGCGTAGAAATTATTGCAATCCACCAGAGCATAAAATGATGGAGTGTAGTGAGAAGTCATCCGACTTGTCGGGTAACCCCGGTCACGACACCCCAGATTTCCAGATCCTGATTGTCCGTAAATTCGATTGGTTCGTAGACATCATTTTCGGGCACTAACAGGGTCTTGCCCTGCCTCCTGATGAGCCGTTTAACCGTAAAATCACCATCAACAATGGCGATGACAATCTTGCCGTTCACCGGCTCAAGGCTACGATCAACCACCAGAACATCATTGTCATGAATGCCGGCCCCTATCATTGAATCTCCACGGACACGGAGAAAGAATGTCGCGGTGGGATGTTTAATCAGGTGTTCGTTCAGATCAAGATGCTTTTCCAGATGGTCGTCTGCGGCAGAGGGAAATCCGGCCGCCACCCGGCTACTGAACAACGGCAGGGGAATATGCTTCTTCTGGATATATTTCATCGTCTGGT comes from the Parvularculales bacterium genome and includes:
- the umuD gene encoding translesion error-prone DNA polymerase V autoproteolytic subunit, translated to MPYIIVHYMFSVNMADQTMKYIQKKHIPLPLFSSRVAAGFPSAADDHLEKHLDLNEHLIKHPTATFFLRVRGDSMIGAGIHDNDVLVVDRSLEPVNGKIVIAIVDGDFTVKRLIRRQGKTLLVPENDVYEPIEFTDNQDLEIWGVVTGVTRQVG